In a genomic window of Erigeron canadensis isolate Cc75 chromosome 5, C_canadensis_v1, whole genome shotgun sequence:
- the LOC122599628 gene encoding homeobox-leucine zipper protein HAT4 codes for MMVDQKEDLALSLSLNFPFPATSDRNPSSLQLNLMPTSCNQLNKAPNWFTSYPSSSDRNTVDAFRVETRSFLKGIDVNRTPTTAVEAEEEAGVSSPNSTISSISGKRSERDLPVNENDGERGSGGSDDDDGDNSRKKLRLSKDQSAVLEESFKEHNTLNPKQKLALAKRLGLRPRQVEVWFQNRRARTKLKQTEVDCEFLKRCCENLTDENRRLQKELQELRALKLSPQFYMQMAPPTTLTMCPSCERVAGPSGGSSDKKPQLGDHQHKQRAHVAGMNQIQNNHRAMPFTNPWTTSANQVAQRQMGVLHPRS; via the exons ATGATGGTTGATCAGAAAGAAGATTTAGCTTTAAGCCTTAGCTTAAACTTTCCGTTTCCGGCCACTTCTGACCGGAATCCGTCGTCACTTCAGTTGAATCTCATGCCAACTTCCTGCAATCAGCTTAATAAAGCTCCTAATTGGTTCACTTCATATCCCTCTTcatcag ATCGGAACACGGTTGATGCGTTTCGAGTCGAAACGAGGTCGTTTTTGAAAGGAATTGATGTGAACAGAACACCAACGACGGCGGTCGAGGCGGAGGAGGAAGCCGGTGTTTCGTCGCCGAACAGTACGATATCGAGCATCAGCGGGAAGAGAAGTGAACGAGATCTGCCGGTGAACGAAAACGACGGCGAGAGAGGCTCCGGCGgtagtgatgatgatgacggtGATAATTCCCGGAAAAAACTCCGTTTGTCTAAAGATCAATCTGCTGTACTTGAAGAAAGCTTTAAAGAACACAACACTCTGAATCCT AAACAAAAGCTGGCCCTAGCCAAGAGGCTTGGCCTAAGACCTCGTCAGGTGGAAGTTTGGTTCCAAAACAGAAGGGCAAG GACAAAGTTGAAACAAACAGAAGTGGATTGTGAGTTTTTGAAAAGGTGTTGCGAGAATTTGACAGATGAAAATAGAAGGTTACAAAAAGAGTTGCAAGAATTAAGGGCTTTAAAACTATCACCACAATTCTATATGCAAATGGCCCCTCCAACAACCCTAACAATGTGTCCCTCGTGTGAGCGTGTGGCGGGTCCATCGGGTGGTTCATCTGATAAGAAGCCACAGCTGGGTGATCATCAACATAAACAGCGGGCCCACGTCGCCGGTATGAACCAAATCCAAAACAATCATCGAGCAATGCCGTTTACCAACCCGTGGACAACGTCTGCCAATCAGGTCGCTCAACGACAAATGGGTGTGTTGCATCCACGGTCGTGA